One genomic region from Mesorhizobium terrae encodes:
- a CDS encoding HPr kinase/phosphorylase: MPVEPPRNIHATALLAGDCGLLITGASGAGKSTLALALIGHFRSLGLFSRLVADDQLFISGHGGRLVCQAPPTIAGLAEVAGIGPQPLAFEKEAVIDLCVRLVAEAEMQRFQKDATIEIAGCTIAALDVAARNVTAAVAAVSARLSIASFR, encoded by the coding sequence GTGCCGGTAGAGCCTCCGCGCAACATCCACGCCACCGCGCTACTGGCCGGCGACTGCGGTCTGCTGATCACCGGCGCCTCGGGCGCAGGCAAATCGACCCTGGCGCTGGCCCTGATCGGCCACTTCCGTAGCCTCGGCCTGTTTTCGCGCCTGGTCGCGGACGACCAGCTTTTCATTTCCGGCCACGGCGGTCGTCTGGTCTGCCAGGCACCCCCCACTATCGCCGGCCTCGCCGAGGTTGCCGGCATCGGCCCGCAGCCGCTCGCCTTCGAGAAGGAAGCGGTCATCGACCTCTGCGTGCGCCTGGTTGCCGAGGCGGAAATGCAGCGTTTCCAAAAGGATGCGACCATAGAAATAGCCGGCTGCACGATCGCCGCGCTTGACGTTGCGGCACGCAACGTCACCGCAGCGGTGGCGGCCGTCTCGGCGCGGCTGTCGATCGCGTCTTTTCGATGA
- the ahcY gene encoding adenosylhomocysteinase yields MTGSKDYVIADISLAGWGRKEIEIAETEMPGLMACREEFGEKKPLQGARITGSLHMTIQTAVLIETLKALGADIRWASCNIFSTQDHAAAAIAESGIPVFAVKGESLEEYWDYTDKIFQWADGGLSNMILDDGGDATMYILIGARAEAGEDVLSKPGSEEEEILFAQIKKRLKASPGFFTKQREAIRGVTEETTTGVNRLYQLQKKSLLPFPAINVNDSVTKSKFDNKYGCKESLVDGIRRGTDVMMAGKVAVVCGYGDVGKGSAASLSGAGARVKVTEVDPICALQAAMDGFEVVTLEDAAPTADIVITTTGNKDVITLDHMRAMKDMVIVGNIGHFDNEIQVAALRNLKWTNVKPQVDMISFPDGKRLLLLSEGRLLNLGNATGHPSFVMSASFTNQVLAQMELWTQPGKYENKVYTLPKHLDEKVARLHLGKLGAKLTDLSNEQAAYIGVTTQGPFKPEHYRY; encoded by the coding sequence ATGACGGGTAGCAAAGACTATGTGATCGCCGATATTTCGCTTGCCGGCTGGGGCCGCAAGGAAATCGAGATCGCCGAAACGGAAATGCCGGGCCTGATGGCCTGCCGCGAGGAATTCGGCGAGAAGAAGCCGCTGCAGGGCGCTCGCATCACCGGATCGCTGCACATGACCATCCAGACCGCCGTGCTGATCGAGACGCTGAAGGCCCTGGGTGCCGATATCCGCTGGGCTTCCTGCAACATCTTCTCGACCCAGGATCACGCCGCCGCGGCGATTGCCGAGAGCGGCATCCCGGTCTTCGCGGTCAAGGGCGAGTCGCTCGAAGAATACTGGGACTACACCGACAAGATCTTCCAGTGGGCCGACGGCGGCCTCTCCAACATGATCCTCGACGATGGCGGCGACGCCACCATGTACATCCTGATCGGCGCCCGTGCCGAGGCTGGCGAGGACGTGCTGTCCAAGCCGGGTAGCGAGGAAGAAGAAATCCTGTTCGCGCAGATCAAGAAGCGCCTGAAGGCTTCGCCCGGTTTCTTCACCAAACAGCGCGAGGCGATCCGTGGCGTCACCGAGGAAACCACCACCGGCGTCAATCGGCTTTATCAGCTGCAGAAGAAGAGCCTGCTGCCCTTCCCGGCGATCAACGTCAACGACTCGGTCACCAAGTCGAAGTTCGACAACAAGTACGGTTGCAAGGAATCACTGGTCGACGGCATCCGCCGCGGCACCGACGTGATGATGGCCGGCAAGGTCGCCGTCGTTTGCGGCTACGGTGACGTCGGCAAGGGCTCGGCCGCTTCGCTGTCCGGCGCCGGTGCTCGCGTGAAGGTCACCGAGGTCGACCCGATCTGCGCGTTGCAGGCCGCTATGGACGGCTTCGAAGTGGTCACGCTGGAGGATGCGGCGCCGACCGCCGACATCGTCATCACCACCACCGGCAACAAGGACGTCATCACCCTCGACCATATGCGGGCGATGAAGGACATGGTCATCGTCGGCAACATCGGCCACTTCGACAACGAGATCCAGGTCGCTGCCCTGCGCAATCTCAAATGGACCAATGTCAAGCCGCAGGTCGACATGATCTCCTTCCCGGATGGCAAGCGTCTGCTGCTTTTGTCGGAAGGCCGCCTGCTCAACCTCGGCAACGCCACTGGTCATCCGAGCTTCGTCATGTCGGCGTCCTTCACCAACCAGGTGCTGGCGCAGATGGAGCTGTGGACGCAGCCCGGCAAATACGAGAACAAGGTCTACACGCTGCCCAAGCATCTCGACGAGAAGGTGGCCCGGCTGCATCTCGGCAAGCTTGGCGCCAAGCTCACCGACCTCTCCAATGAACAGGCTGCCTATATCGGTGTGACTACCCAGGGTCCGTTCAAGCCGGAACACTACCGTTATTAA
- a CDS encoding HPr family phosphocarrier protein has translation MSTMSTEVGHVARDMRIINQRGLHARASAKFVQVAGSFDACVHVEKDGTKVGGTSIMGLMMLAASPGCSIRVTASGKEAAEVIAALDDLVASKFGEEI, from the coding sequence ATGAGCACCATGTCCACCGAAGTTGGCCACGTCGCCCGTGACATGCGGATCATCAACCAGCGTGGCTTGCATGCTCGCGCCTCGGCAAAGTTCGTGCAGGTCGCCGGCAGCTTCGACGCGTGCGTCCATGTCGAGAAGGACGGCACCAAGGTCGGCGGCACCTCGATCATGGGCCTGATGATGCTGGCCGCCAGCCCCGGCTGCTCGATCCGTGTCACGGCGTCCGGCAAGGAAGCCGCCGAGGTGATCGCCGCACTCGACGATCTCGTCGCCTCGAAGTTCGGCGAGGAAATCTGA
- a CDS encoding response regulator transcription factor: MATIALVDDDRNILTSVSIALESEGYRVETYTDGASALEGLAARPPNLAILDIKMPRMDGMELLRRLRQKTDLPVIFLTSKDDEIDELFGLKMGADDFIKKPFSQRLLVERVRAVLRRTSAREAAAKAPTQQSRSLERGQLVMDQERHTCTWKGEPVILTVTEFLILHSLAQRPGVVKSRDALMDSAYDEQVYVDDRTIDSHIKRLRKKFKVVDDDFEMIETLYGVGYRFREA; encoded by the coding sequence ATGGCAACAATCGCCCTGGTCGACGACGACCGCAACATCCTGACATCGGTTTCGATCGCACTGGAATCGGAAGGATATCGGGTCGAGACCTACACCGACGGTGCCTCGGCGCTGGAAGGCCTGGCGGCGCGTCCGCCAAACCTCGCCATCCTCGACATCAAGATGCCGCGCATGGACGGCATGGAGCTTCTGCGCCGGTTGCGCCAGAAGACCGACCTGCCGGTGATCTTCCTGACCTCCAAGGACGACGAGATCGACGAGCTGTTCGGCCTGAAGATGGGTGCCGACGACTTCATCAAGAAGCCGTTCTCGCAGCGTCTGCTGGTCGAGCGCGTGCGCGCCGTCTTGCGCCGCACCAGCGCCCGCGAGGCCGCGGCCAAAGCCCCGACGCAGCAGTCCCGCTCGCTCGAGCGCGGCCAGCTCGTGATGGATCAGGAACGCCACACCTGCACCTGGAAGGGCGAGCCGGTGATATTGACCGTCACCGAGTTCCTCATCCTGCATTCGCTGGCACAGCGGCCGGGCGTGGTGAAAAGCCGTGATGCGCTGATGGATTCGGCTTATGATGAGCAGGTCTATGTCGACGACCGCACCATCGACAGCCACATCAAGCGGTTGCGCAAGAAGTTCAAGGTCGTCGACGACGACTTCGAGATGATCGAGACGCTTTATGGAGTCGGCTACCGATTCCGCGAAGCGTGA
- a CDS encoding glutamate racemase encodes MAHLGSPDPLALSTPIAVFDAGIGSYAIVELIRRRQPRRDILYFADRARFPYGGKGRDELLSIIQGTIRFLLEYAPQAIVVASNAPSIMVLDALRDSCPLPVYGVAPPLEEALARSRSGQVGIMGVRSLIESAELSRFVRERAVDPASVALINASPMVELVESGAFLSEPERTLLAVTEFAAEIAARHPSIDVLTLSSTHLPWLRSFFEQAQPTWLLLDPAENVVAALPDAAEGSGRTVALVTEGGGYDIAGFRKMLDKIGVDLPLTVVNPDIA; translated from the coding sequence GTGGCCCATTTGGGCTCTCCAGATCCCCTAGCGCTGTCAACACCAATTGCTGTATTCGACGCCGGCATCGGCAGCTACGCGATCGTCGAGTTGATCCGGCGCCGGCAGCCACGGCGGGATATCCTCTACTTCGCCGATAGGGCTCGTTTCCCCTATGGGGGCAAAGGCAGGGACGAGCTCCTGTCGATCATCCAAGGTACCATCCGCTTTCTATTGGAATACGCGCCGCAGGCGATTGTGGTGGCTTCGAATGCACCGTCGATCATGGTTCTCGATGCATTGAGAGATAGCTGCCCGTTGCCCGTCTACGGCGTAGCGCCTCCGCTCGAGGAGGCTTTGGCACGCAGCCGAAGCGGCCAGGTCGGTATCATGGGCGTCCGCTCACTGATCGAAAGTGCCGAGCTTTCCCGTTTTGTTCGTGAGCGCGCGGTTGATCCCGCCAGTGTGGCGCTCATCAATGCTTCCCCGATGGTCGAACTGGTTGAGAGCGGGGCTTTCCTGTCTGAACCGGAACGAACGCTCCTGGCTGTAACCGAATTTGCAGCCGAAATAGCCGCGCGACATCCTTCAATCGATGTTTTGACCCTTTCCAGCACGCATTTGCCCTGGTTGCGTTCCTTCTTCGAACAGGCACAGCCGACGTGGCTGCTTCTCGACCCGGCGGAGAATGTCGTGGCTGCCTTGCCAGACGCGGCCGAGGGCTCCGGCCGCACCGTCGCGCTCGTCACGGAAGGTGGTGGCTATGACATTGCCGGCTTTCGAAAGATGCTGGACAAGATCGGTGTCGACTTGCCCTTGACGGTCGTTAATCCCGACATCGCCTAG
- a CDS encoding PTS sugar transporter subunit IIA gives MIGLVLVTHGRLADEFRLAVEHVVGPQENFETVAIGADDDMEQRRRDIVEAVRRVDGGTGVILLTDMFGGTPSNLAISVMEAGRIEVIAGMNLPMLIKLSSVRKSDNMVAALDEAQAAGRKYINVASQLLTSK, from the coding sequence ATGATCGGACTCGTGCTCGTGACGCACGGTCGACTGGCCGACGAGTTTCGCCTAGCGGTGGAACACGTCGTGGGACCGCAGGAGAATTTCGAGACCGTTGCCATTGGGGCTGACGACGACATGGAGCAGCGCCGGCGCGATATCGTCGAGGCGGTGCGGCGTGTCGATGGTGGCACGGGCGTCATCCTGCTCACCGACATGTTCGGCGGCACGCCTTCTAATCTCGCCATTTCGGTGATGGAGGCAGGCCGGATCGAGGTGATCGCCGGCATGAACCTGCCGATGCTGATCAAGCTCTCCAGCGTGCGCAAGAGCGACAACATGGTCGCCGCGCTCGACGAAGCCCAGGCCGCCGGCCGCAAATACATCAACGTCGCCAGCCAACTGCTGACCAGCAAATGA
- a CDS encoding sensor histidine kinase, whose translation MAVEVERNRPTAAARRPPRILPAMFSKVTVPMRRFLGHHIFSSLTRRILFLNLAGLAVLVTGILYLNTFRDGLIDARVESLMTQGEIIAGAIAASATVETDAIRIDPEKLLELQAGESIGPSADQLDNLDFPINPERVAPVLRRLISPTRTRARIYDRDANLLLDSRHLYSKGQILRYDLPPVDEEEPSVAERAQKFIFDIFSNHSLPVYKEQPGGNGGAFPEVVKALTGSPSTIVRVSEKGEQIVSVAVPIQRFRAVLGVLMLSTEGGDIDKIVAAERKAILRVFGVAALVTAILSMLLASTIANPLRRLSAAAVRVRRSMRNREEIPDFSERQDEIGNLSIAVRDMTNALYARIEAIESFAADVSHELKNPLTSLRSAVETLPLAKNEVSRSRLMEVIQHDVRRLDRLITDISDASRLDAELARDDAARVDFKQFVSDLVSISREASHHKKAVELELKVAKLPQGVKGYYVQGHDLRLGQVITNLIENARSFVPDEHGHISMSLSRSGKFNILTVEDNGPGIRAENIERIFERFYTDRPAGEAFGQNSGLGLSISRQIVEAHGGTLTAENILGTKPGDIKGARFIVALPAEG comes from the coding sequence ATGGCGGTAGAGGTGGAGCGGAACAGGCCGACAGCGGCCGCGCGGCGGCCGCCGCGCATTCTGCCTGCCATGTTCTCGAAGGTGACGGTGCCGATGCGCCGTTTCCTCGGCCATCACATCTTCTCCAGCCTCACCCGCCGCATTCTCTTCCTCAACCTGGCCGGTCTGGCGGTGCTGGTCACCGGCATCCTCTATCTCAACACTTTCCGCGACGGCCTCATCGACGCGCGTGTCGAGAGCCTGATGACGCAGGGCGAGATCATCGCCGGCGCCATCGCCGCCTCGGCAACCGTCGAGACCGACGCCATCCGCATCGATCCCGAGAAATTGCTGGAATTGCAGGCCGGCGAGAGCATCGGCCCTTCCGCCGACCAACTCGACAATCTTGATTTCCCGATCAATCCCGAGCGCGTGGCGCCGGTGCTGCGACGGCTGATCTCGCCAACGCGCACGCGCGCCCGCATCTACGACCGCGATGCAAACCTTCTGCTCGATTCCAGGCACCTCTATTCCAAGGGCCAGATCCTGCGCTACGACCTGCCGCCGGTCGACGAGGAGGAACCGAGCGTCGCCGAACGGGCGCAGAAGTTCATCTTCGACATTTTCTCCAACCACTCGCTGCCGGTCTACAAGGAACAGCCCGGCGGCAATGGCGGCGCCTTTCCGGAGGTGGTGAAGGCACTGACCGGCAGCCCTTCCACCATCGTCCGGGTGAGCGAAAAGGGTGAGCAGATCGTCTCCGTCGCGGTCCCCATTCAGCGTTTCCGCGCGGTGCTTGGCGTGCTGATGCTGTCCACCGAAGGCGGCGACATCGATAAGATCGTGGCGGCGGAACGCAAGGCGATCCTGCGCGTGTTCGGCGTGGCGGCGCTGGTCACGGCGATCCTGTCGATGCTGCTTGCGTCGACCATCGCCAACCCGCTGCGCCGGCTTTCCGCGGCGGCGGTGCGGGTGCGCCGGTCGATGCGCAACCGCGAGGAAATCCCGGATTTTTCCGAGCGCCAGGACGAGATCGGCAATCTGTCGATTGCCGTGCGTGACATGACCAACGCCCTCTATGCCCGCATCGAGGCGATCGAGAGTTTCGCGGCCGATGTTTCGCACGAACTGAAGAACCCGCTGACCTCGCTGCGCAGCGCCGTCGAAACCTTGCCGCTGGCCAAGAACGAGGTCTCGCGCTCTCGGCTCATGGAGGTCATCCAGCACGATGTGCGGCGGCTCGACCGGCTCATCACCGATATTTCCGACGCTTCGCGGCTCGATGCCGAACTGGCGCGCGACGACGCCGCGCGCGTCGATTTCAAGCAATTCGTCTCCGATCTCGTCAGCATCTCGCGCGAGGCGTCGCACCACAAGAAAGCGGTGGAGCTGGAGCTCAAGGTGGCCAAGCTGCCGCAGGGCGTGAAGGGCTATTATGTGCAGGGCCACGACCTGCGGCTCGGCCAGGTCATCACCAACCTGATCGAGAATGCCCGCTCCTTCGTGCCGGACGAGCACGGCCATATCTCGATGTCGCTGTCGCGTTCCGGCAAGTTCAACATCCTGACCGTGGAAGACAACGGTCCCGGTATCCGCGCCGAGAACATCGAGCGCATCTTCGAGCGCTTCTACACTGACCGTCCGGCCGGCGAAGCCTTCGGCCAGAATTCCGGCCTTGGCCTGTCGATCAGCCGTCAGATCGTCGAGGCGCATGGCGGCACGCTGACCGCCGAGAACATCCTCGGCACCAAGCCCGGCGATATCAAGGGTGCCCGCTTCATCGTCGCGCTGCCGGCCGAAGGGTGA
- a CDS encoding sensor histidine kinase: protein MPGEDPLKAGQAVAGGHQDRAIAARPSAFRQRLSPRGRFARLLCGTALVLPFHALAARAEDALVKGTSVPISTMEVIQLALTVGVVGAAFVSAIALIRERQRTAAENLDLRGRLADANAALQRSEALLNLRDQRVVVWPAENKKPEIVGSLPMETGAPDDRAAFLAFGRWLMPRSAAALENAVAALREKGIAFDLVAETQAGAPLEIQGRKGAAHGIVRFVSLSEAQRNLARLKLEHQRVSAEHDTVLGLFDVLKMPLWMRGADGRLKWVNRAYWTAVEAADRDAALRDGREFLGSQARDAIASEHKSRPVFEQTLSTVIAGDRHVFAVTDFAGTDGSAGLAHDISAADAMREEYERTVRSHADTLDKLNTAVAIFNADEKLRFYNQAFQKLWGLDTAFLSSTPDNVLLLDRLRSAGKIAEQPEWRRWKENLLSAYRSVEPVEHWWHLPDGKTIRVVGNPQPKGGVTWVFENLTEKIDLESRYQTAVRVQGETLDNLTEGVAVFGPDGRLRLSNPAFAQMWELPAEAVLPAVHVTTIRDLCAGRAKDGPWAGFVAAVTGFDDERRDHHGQTTLENGNTLRYAVIHLPNGQVMFTFVDVTDSVNVERALKDKNDALLKSDQLKNDFVQHVSYELRSPLTNIIGFTELLSLPGTGPLTTKQQEYLDHIGSSSSVLLTIVNDILDLATVDAGIMQLDISEVKVEGTVKAAAELVADRLEEHAIRLGIDIAAAPKSFHGDETRVRQILYNLLSNAANYAPEGSTIRLACRETAEGVEFSVQDDGPGMPPDVLDSVFRRFEPRVNGGRRRGAGLGLSIVKSFVELHGGSVRIETGENRGTTVICTFPAAPAGIRAAAE, encoded by the coding sequence ATGCCGGGGGAAGACCCGCTCAAGGCGGGACAGGCCGTAGCCGGCGGCCATCAGGATAGGGCGATCGCGGCTCGCCCTTCAGCTTTCCGCCAGCGGCTTTCGCCGCGCGGCCGGTTTGCGCGCCTGCTTTGCGGTACCGCGCTTGTCCTTCCGTTCCATGCGTTGGCCGCTCGCGCCGAAGATGCGCTGGTCAAGGGCACCAGCGTGCCGATCAGCACCATGGAAGTCATCCAGCTTGCTCTCACCGTCGGCGTCGTCGGTGCCGCCTTCGTGTCCGCCATAGCGCTCATCCGCGAGCGCCAGCGCACCGCCGCCGAAAATCTCGACCTGCGCGGGCGCCTCGCCGACGCCAATGCCGCGCTGCAGCGTTCTGAAGCCTTGCTCAACCTGCGCGACCAGCGCGTGGTTGTATGGCCAGCCGAGAACAAGAAACCCGAAATCGTCGGCTCGTTGCCGATGGAGACCGGCGCGCCGGACGACCGCGCCGCCTTCCTAGCCTTCGGCCGCTGGTTGATGCCGCGTTCGGCCGCCGCGCTTGAGAATGCCGTCGCTGCATTGCGCGAAAAGGGCATTGCCTTCGATCTCGTCGCTGAAACGCAAGCCGGCGCTCCGCTCGAAATCCAGGGGCGCAAGGGCGCCGCGCATGGCATCGTCCGCTTCGTGTCCCTGTCCGAGGCGCAGCGCAACCTGGCCCGGCTGAAGCTCGAGCACCAGCGTGTCAGCGCCGAGCACGATACCGTGCTGGGCCTGTTCGATGTGCTGAAGATGCCGCTGTGGATGCGTGGTGCCGACGGTCGCTTGAAATGGGTCAACCGCGCTTACTGGACCGCGGTTGAAGCCGCCGACCGCGACGCCGCACTGCGCGACGGCCGCGAGTTCCTGGGTAGCCAGGCGCGGGACGCTATCGCCAGTGAACACAAGTCGAGGCCGGTGTTCGAGCAAACGCTGTCGACCGTCATCGCTGGCGACCGCCATGTCTTCGCCGTCACCGATTTTGCCGGCACCGATGGCTCGGCCGGCCTTGCCCATGACATCAGCGCCGCCGATGCCATGCGCGAGGAATATGAGCGCACCGTGCGCAGCCATGCCGACACGCTGGATAAGCTCAACACGGCGGTTGCCATCTTCAACGCCGACGAGAAACTGCGCTTCTACAACCAGGCCTTCCAGAAGCTGTGGGGTCTGGATACGGCCTTCCTCTCCAGCACGCCCGACAATGTGCTGCTGCTCGACCGCCTGCGCAGCGCAGGCAAGATCGCTGAGCAGCCGGAATGGCGCCGCTGGAAGGAGAACCTGCTTTCGGCCTATCGCTCAGTCGAGCCGGTGGAGCACTGGTGGCACCTGCCGGACGGCAAGACCATTCGCGTCGTCGGCAATCCGCAGCCTAAGGGGGGCGTCACCTGGGTTTTCGAGAACCTGACCGAGAAGATCGATCTCGAGAGCCGCTACCAGACGGCAGTGCGCGTGCAGGGTGAAACGCTCGACAACCTCACCGAGGGCGTCGCCGTGTTCGGGCCGGATGGCCGGCTGCGCCTGTCCAACCCCGCATTCGCCCAGATGTGGGAATTGCCGGCGGAGGCCGTGCTGCCTGCCGTTCACGTCACCACCATCCGCGATCTTTGCGCCGGTCGCGCCAAGGACGGGCCGTGGGCGGGCTTCGTCGCGGCCGTCACAGGCTTTGACGACGAACGCCGCGACCACCACGGCCAGACCACGCTGGAGAACGGCAATACGCTGCGCTACGCCGTCATCCATCTGCCGAACGGCCAGGTGATGTTCACCTTTGTCGACGTGACGGACAGCGTCAATGTCGAGCGGGCGCTGAAGGATAAGAACGACGCACTCTTGAAGTCGGATCAGCTCAAGAACGATTTCGTCCAGCATGTGTCCTACGAACTGCGCTCGCCGCTGACCAACATCATCGGCTTCACCGAATTGCTGTCGTTGCCGGGGACGGGGCCGCTCACCACCAAGCAGCAGGAATATCTGGACCATATCGGTTCCTCCTCGTCGGTGCTGCTCACCATCGTCAACGACATCCTCGATCTCGCCACCGTCGACGCCGGCATCATGCAGCTCGATATTTCCGAGGTTAAGGTGGAAGGCACGGTCAAGGCCGCCGCCGAACTGGTGGCCGACCGGCTGGAGGAGCATGCGATCCGGCTCGGCATCGACATCGCGGCCGCGCCGAAGAGCTTCCACGGCGACGAAACGCGCGTGCGGCAAATCCTCTACAATCTGCTGAGCAACGCCGCCAACTACGCGCCGGAAGGCAGCACCATCAGGTTGGCCTGTCGCGAAACGGCAGAAGGTGTCGAATTTTCGGTGCAGGACGATGGGCCGGGTATGCCGCCGGACGTGCTGGATTCGGTGTTCCGCCGTTTCGAGCCGCGGGTTAATGGCGGTCGTCGGCGCGGCGCCGGACTCGGGCTCTCCATCGTCAAGAGCTTCGTCGAATTGCACGGCGGTTCGGTGCGCATCGAGACGGGCGAGAACCGGGGCACGACGGTGATCTGCACCTTCCCGGCGGCACCGGCCGGCATTCGCGCGGCGGCTGAATAG
- the arfB gene encoding alternative ribosome rescue aminoacyl-tRNA hydrolase ArfB: MGNEDTITISREAVIHPDDLEESFIRSSGPGGQNVNKVATAVQLRFDAAGATGLSERVRDRVIRMAGQRATKDGVIVIEAGRFRTQEQNRADARTRLTALVAKAAEPPPPPRKKTKPSKGAIERRLKSKAGRATVKKLRGRVGDE; the protein is encoded by the coding sequence ATGGGCAACGAAGATACAATCACCATCAGCCGCGAGGCGGTCATCCATCCGGACGACCTCGAGGAGAGCTTTATCCGCTCCTCGGGTCCCGGTGGGCAGAACGTCAACAAGGTGGCCACCGCCGTGCAGCTGCGCTTCGACGCAGCAGGCGCCACTGGCCTTTCCGAGCGCGTGCGCGACAGGGTGATCCGGATGGCTGGCCAGCGCGCGACCAAGGATGGCGTCATCGTCATCGAGGCCGGCCGTTTCCGCACGCAGGAACAGAACCGCGCCGACGCTAGGACCCGGCTGACGGCACTGGTGGCCAAGGCCGCCGAACCGCCACCACCACCGCGCAAGAAGACGAAGCCGAGCAAGGGCGCGATCGAGCGGCGGCTGAAAAGCAAGGCGGGACGCGCGACCGTCAAGAAGCTGCGCGGCCGGGTTGGCGACGAGTAA
- a CDS encoding phosphoenolpyruvate carboxykinase, translated as MSERGKRNPACGLDTIGLKTTGMVRYNFGAAELYEEALRRGEAKLTAHGALLAETGQHTGRSPKDKFVVRDAKTEDSVWWGNNKAITPAQFETLFADFLAHAADKDLYVQDLVGGADAELCLPTRVVTEFAWHSLFIRNLLIRPEMEALARFLPKMTIIDLPSFRADPARHGTRTETVIALDLTRMIVLIGGTSYAGEMKKSVFTALNYLLPEQSVMPMHCSANEGPDGDAAVFFGLSGTGKTTLSADPARTLIGDDEHGWGPHGIFNFEGGCYAKTIKLSAEAEPEIFATTRRFGTVLENVILDDNRVPDFDDGRLTENTRCAYPLNFIPNASASGRASHPKNIIMLTADAFGVMPPIARLTPAQAMYHFLSGYTAKVAGTEKGVTEPEATFSTCFGAPFMPRHPSEYGNLLRELIARHGVTCWLVNTGWTGGAYGTGRRMPIKATRALLAAALNGSLNMASFRTDPNFGFEVPVTVDGVDGAILDPRSTWADKPAYDRQAAKLVGMFIDNFGKFEDHVDASVRGAAPRVQVAAE; from the coding sequence ATGTCGGAACGCGGCAAGCGTAATCCCGCATGCGGGCTCGACACCATCGGCCTGAAAACGACGGGCATGGTGCGGTACAATTTCGGTGCCGCCGAGCTCTATGAGGAAGCGCTGCGCCGCGGCGAGGCGAAGCTGACCGCGCATGGCGCACTGTTGGCCGAGACCGGCCAACACACCGGTCGTTCGCCCAAGGACAAGTTCGTGGTTCGCGACGCCAAGACCGAAGACAGCGTCTGGTGGGGCAACAACAAGGCGATCACGCCGGCACAGTTCGAGACGCTCTTCGCTGACTTCCTGGCGCATGCGGCCGACAAGGATCTCTACGTGCAGGACCTGGTCGGCGGCGCCGACGCCGAGCTTTGCCTGCCGACCCGCGTGGTGACCGAGTTCGCCTGGCACTCGCTGTTCATCCGCAATCTTCTGATCCGTCCGGAAATGGAAGCGCTTGCCCGCTTCCTGCCGAAGATGACGATCATCGATCTGCCATCCTTCCGCGCCGACCCAGCCCGCCATGGCACCCGTACCGAGACGGTGATCGCGCTCGACCTGACGCGCATGATCGTGCTGATCGGTGGCACCTCCTATGCCGGAGAGATGAAGAAGTCGGTGTTCACCGCCCTCAACTACCTGCTGCCCGAGCAAAGCGTGATGCCGATGCACTGCTCCGCTAATGAAGGGCCCGACGGCGACGCCGCCGTGTTCTTCGGTCTCTCCGGAACCGGCAAGACCACGCTGTCGGCCGATCCGGCGCGCACGCTGATCGGTGACGACGAACATGGCTGGGGCCCGCACGGCATCTTCAATTTCGAGGGCGGCTGCTATGCCAAGACCATCAAGCTCTCGGCCGAAGCGGAGCCTGAAATCTTCGCCACCACGCGCCGCTTCGGCACGGTGCTGGAGAACGTGATCCTCGACGACAACCGCGTGCCGGATTTCGACGACGGGCGGCTCACCGAGAACACGCGTTGCGCCTATCCGCTGAACTTCATTCCCAATGCCAGCGCCAGCGGCCGCGCAAGCCACCCCAAGAACATCATCATGCTGACGGCCGACGCCTTCGGCGTGATGCCGCCGATCGCCCGGCTGACGCCGGCGCAGGCGATGTATCATTTCCTGTCCGGCTATACCGCGAAGGTGGCCGGCACCGAAAAGGGCGTGACCGAGCCGGAAGCGACCTTCTCGACCTGCTTCGGCGCACCCTTCATGCCGCGCCATCCTTCGGAATACGGCAATCTGCTGCGCGAGCTGATCGCCCGGCACGGCGTCACCTGCTGGCTCGTCAACACCGGCTGGACCGGCGGCGCCTATGGCACCGGTCGCCGCATGCCGATCAAGGCGACGCGCGCGCTTCTGGCCGCCGCCCTCAACGGCTCGCTGAACATGGCCAGCTTCCGCACCGACCCGAATTTCGGCTTCGAGGTTCCTGTGACCGTGGACGGCGTCGACGGCGCCATCCTCGATCCGCGCTCGACGTGGGCCGACAAGCCCGCCTATGACCGTCAGGCCGCCAAGCTGGTTGGCATGTTCATCGACAATTTCGGCAAGTTCGAGGACCATGTCGATGCATCGGTGCGTGGTGCTGCGCCACGCGTTCAGGTAGCTGCCGAATAA